A single genomic interval of Burkholderia sp. HI2500 harbors:
- a CDS encoding copper chaperone PCu(A)C: MKRLIPTGLLFALLALQAPATFAATAVQAENCWIRAMPATVPSSGYFTLKNDGDAPVTLTGLDSPAYGMAMLHETQTSGSTAKMVHVDAVEVPAHGTLTFKPKSYHVMLEQPRQAVAPGTKVPFRLHFADGSTVSVTCDAKAPTYAGQ, encoded by the coding sequence ATGAAGCGCTTGATTCCGACCGGCCTGCTGTTCGCACTGCTGGCGCTGCAAGCCCCCGCCACGTTCGCCGCGACGGCCGTGCAGGCAGAAAACTGCTGGATTCGCGCGATGCCGGCCACCGTGCCGTCGTCCGGCTACTTCACGCTGAAGAACGACGGCGACGCGCCCGTCACGCTGACCGGCCTCGACTCGCCCGCGTACGGGATGGCGATGCTGCATGAAACGCAAACGAGCGGCAGCACCGCGAAGATGGTCCACGTCGACGCCGTCGAAGTGCCCGCGCACGGCACGCTGACCTTCAAGCCGAAGAGCTATCACGTGATGCTGGAGCAACCGCGCCAGGCCGTCGCGCCCGGCACGAAGGTGCCGTTCCGGCTGCATTTCGCGGACGGCTCGACGGTGTCCGTGACCTGCGACGCCAAGGCGCCGACCTACGCCGGCCAGTAA
- a CDS encoding SRPBCC family protein: MTQQTDRIEKQAQLNASPDRVWEAVSNSGEFGQWFGVTFDGPFAAGQPLFGRITPTRVDDDVAKAQEPYAGTVFEIVVDRLEPKQLFSFRWHPFAIDPNFDYASEPMTLVTFTLAAQAGGTLLTVTETGFDQLIEARRAKAREMNDQGWAAQMTLITKYLAKHA; this comes from the coding sequence ATGACCCAGCAAACCGATCGCATCGAAAAACAGGCCCAGCTCAACGCATCGCCCGACCGCGTGTGGGAAGCCGTCAGCAATTCCGGCGAATTCGGCCAGTGGTTCGGCGTCACGTTCGACGGGCCGTTCGCGGCCGGCCAGCCGCTGTTCGGCCGCATCACGCCGACACGCGTCGACGACGACGTCGCCAAGGCACAAGAGCCCTACGCGGGCACTGTGTTCGAAATCGTCGTCGATCGACTCGAGCCGAAGCAACTGTTCTCGTTTCGCTGGCATCCGTTCGCGATCGACCCGAATTTCGATTACGCGTCCGAGCCGATGACGCTCGTCACGTTCACGCTCGCCGCACAGGCCGGCGGCACACTGCTCACGGTCACCGAAACGGGCTTCGACCAGTTGATCGAAGCGCGCCGCGCGAAGGCGCGCGAGATGAACGACCAGGGCTGGGCCGCACAGATGACGCTGATCACGAAATACCTGGCGAAGCACGCGTAG
- a CDS encoding DUF2946 domain-containing protein, producing the protein MLSRRLRKIGSLIGMLAILMTALAPTISQALTSQQRVETLLAGYCSAAPATGEPAADSSQKSLTAHLQACGYCSLLAHTPALPAPELTFAANVHVIQHREATRFDSLRRALPHTAAQPRAPPFSS; encoded by the coding sequence ATGCTGAGTCGTCGCCTCCGGAAGATCGGCAGTCTGATCGGGATGCTCGCCATCCTGATGACGGCGCTCGCGCCGACGATCTCGCAGGCACTGACGTCGCAGCAGCGCGTCGAGACGCTGCTGGCCGGCTACTGCTCGGCCGCGCCGGCCACCGGCGAGCCCGCCGCCGATTCGTCGCAGAAGAGCCTGACGGCCCACCTCCAGGCATGCGGCTACTGCAGCCTGCTTGCTCACACACCCGCACTGCCCGCGCCCGAACTGACGTTCGCGGCCAACGTGCACGTCATTCAGCACCGCGAAGCGACCCGCTTCGACAGCCTGCGCCGCGCGCTGCCGCACACGGCCGCACAACCGCGCGCCCCTCCGTTCTCGTCCTGA
- a CDS encoding LysE family translocator encodes MSIQTWMLFAAAYLATTLSPGPNVLLVIRNTVRYGTHGTAATIAGNLVAQGVVVILVALGVGAVLAAMPPLFVAMKVVGAAYLIFLGVRQLRGDRKAAASTGAAEIAVPDRGKLFREALFVSGSNPKTMIFLSAFMPQFIVHDRPLALQFVVMYATIACTVVVVHSVYSAGVRRFHRGFGMSRAVRALKRASGLLFVGLGIRLLTARQA; translated from the coding sequence ATGTCCATTCAGACCTGGATGCTGTTTGCCGCAGCCTATCTCGCCACGACGCTGTCGCCGGGGCCGAACGTGCTGCTCGTCATCCGCAACACGGTGCGCTACGGCACGCACGGTACGGCCGCGACGATCGCGGGCAACCTCGTCGCGCAAGGGGTGGTCGTGATACTCGTCGCGCTCGGCGTCGGCGCGGTGCTGGCCGCGATGCCACCGCTGTTCGTCGCGATGAAGGTGGTCGGCGCCGCGTACCTGATCTTCCTCGGTGTCCGGCAATTGCGCGGCGACCGCAAGGCCGCCGCTTCGACCGGGGCGGCGGAGATCGCCGTGCCCGACCGCGGGAAACTGTTCCGCGAAGCGCTGTTCGTGTCGGGCAGCAATCCGAAGACGATGATCTTCCTGTCGGCGTTCATGCCGCAGTTCATCGTGCACGACCGCCCGCTCGCGCTGCAGTTCGTCGTGATGTACGCGACGATCGCGTGCACGGTGGTGGTCGTTCACAGCGTCTATTCGGCCGGCGTGCGCCGCTTCCATCGCGGCTTCGGCATGAGCCGCGCGGTGCGTGCGCTCAAGCGCGCCAGCGGGCTGCTGTTCGTCGGGCTGGGGATCAGGCTGCTGACTGCGCGTCAGGCTTGA
- the copC gene encoding copper homeostasis periplasmic binding protein CopC, translating to MNTPSFVRGALAALGFVVIQAAHAHALPKTQEPAADATLSTAPHAVTIGFSEALEPAFSSIAVTDSHGQSVVDGKSSVDARNRKRMQVALTNLTAGTYTVAWIAVASDGHRTQGRYAFTLK from the coding sequence ATGAACACCCCCTCTTTCGTTCGCGGCGCGCTCGCCGCACTCGGCTTCGTCGTCATCCAGGCCGCCCACGCTCATGCGCTTCCAAAGACGCAGGAGCCGGCCGCCGACGCCACGCTTTCGACCGCGCCGCACGCAGTCACGATCGGTTTCAGCGAAGCACTCGAGCCCGCTTTCAGCTCAATCGCCGTCACCGACAGCCATGGGCAATCGGTCGTCGACGGGAAATCGTCCGTCGATGCACGCAACCGGAAGCGCATGCAGGTCGCGCTGACCAATCTGACGGCCGGCACGTACACGGTGGCGTGGATCGCGGTGGCCAGCGACGGCCATCGCACGCAAGGCCGCTACGCGTTCACGCTGAAATGA